AAGGAATAATTAATACATAATGCTaactaatttgttgaggatTTATAGCTAGCTCCAAAAAAATTGGGACTAAGGCcttgtttgtttctttgtttgtttgttattgttgttgttatatgttggaattatgattaaatgattaagtttataattttgtagCGGCTTaagtttttgagaaaattggtaatttattaTGGTATCATATCAGGCAGTCCTAAGTTCTTCGAACTTTGTTTCAACTCTAGCTCccatttaaaaacttaaaatccCATGTTGAGTCTTGTTTATTAAGGGGTTGTATCATTTTCGAACTGCTTAACATTTGGGATAATTGATGATTAATCATGAGGTGGATAGGGGATTAAACTGTTGcgtcttatttttatttacattgcAGGAATTGAAATTTTAGATACAAGTTGCATCATCAATGACCATGGTAGTAATTTTCAATATCTACCTGTTATATTTGTGTGATTCATAATTTACACTTTTACTGTTTGCTGATTTCACTTCCTAGctttgttttgtatttgtggCTTCTTAGGTACTCTTATACTTTGGGCATTGAACTTTTGATCATGTGAATTTCATCATGAATGCCTGCTGTAGCTATCCCATGTTTGATTGATTATCTGTTTTATTTGTGTTAGTGAGAACTATAGTTAATGTTTGCTAATCTATTTCTTGGTCTGGTTTTGTTTAGCTCGTCCAAGGTCCTCAAATGGTTCAACTGCGAAACCTATTGTCAAGGTTCTGCCTCTTCATTATGTGCTTCTTGGCAATGACAATGACAATTCAGTGGGCACTGGCCATACAAGCCATGAGACTGATTTTGGTATTGCTTCTTCATCCTTGGGAGAAGTGAAAATCTTATTGAATTGTGATTCTGCACTTCGTCAAATGAATTTTCGTATTCCAAAGTTAGACTCAGTTCTGAAATATGTGGAGGATAAATATTTCAGATCAGGGAAAATTGTTGGGCCCCAGTTTTCTGTGAGAATGTTGTTGAAGGATTTGTGTGAAAGTTATTTGAAGCTGGGTACAAATTCTCTTGATAGATCTACTGCTGTTAACTCTTCTTCTGATGTGATTATAGATGTCCGTGATGCCTCACGTATTACTGGACCAAAGAAGAGAGCTTTTGCAGTACGTACTTCTGAAACAGATTCAAATCGAAAGGGTTCAGGCAGTTCTAGGCATATAAATTCACGAAATCTGGTTCATGATGGGAACAGGGCCTTCTGTAATATACTTGACATAACAAAAGGTgcagaaaaagtgaaaatatcaTTGGTTAATGAAGTTGGCAGTGAGCAGCTCCCAAAATTCAATTACATTCCACACAATATAATTTATCAGAATGCTAATGTAAATATTTCATTGGCTCGGATTGCGGATGAGGATTGCTGTGAGGATTGTTCAGGAGACTGTCTTTCATCATCAATTACTTGTGCATGTGCTCGAGAAACTGGTGGAGAGTTTGCTTACTCGCCACAAGGCCTGCTGAAAGAAGAATTTCTAAGCGCTTGTATCTCTATGAAGCGAGCACCTCAAGATCACCATTTTGTTTATTGTCAATACTGCCCATTAGAGAGGATGAAGAATGAGGACATGCCTGAACGATGCAAGGGCCATTTAGTCCGTAAGTTCATTAAAGAATGCTGGAGAAAATGTGGATGTGACATGCAGTGTGGTAATCGAGTAGTGCAGAGAGGCATAACACGCAAGTTGCAGGTGAGATTCTCCTTGAATTTCATATGGTGGAAGCAGGTTGATTTAGCGTGAGTCTTTAATTTAATTAGTCAATTATTTTGGCTAGGGTGTGGAGCCAAGCAGGTTAGAATGACTTCAAGATATCATTTGACTGAGTTTCAATACTTGGtaatcatttttgacaaacaatcTCAGAAAGTGTATGTTCAGCATGTGTTCCTTTGGACAATAATAAAGTTTTCCTGCTGAAAACACCCATTGTTTGGTTATTCATGCTGAACTAGTTCATGAAATTCTTTCTGCTATTTTGTATACATCCAGtgataattaagttttttaagcTACATATGTTATATCATAATAAATGTTCATGGACATTTGAACTCTAGCTTATCTGGCACTTATTCTACTTATAAGTTCTAGGGTGAGGGTGAGGTTGTGAGTTCGAGACTTATTggatgcatgtgtaacttaccaataataCAAAAAGGAAATGTTCATAATAACTACAACAATAACAATGACAACAACTTCTTGTTTTATTGATAAGATAATTTTCATATGTTTATTCTTTATGACCTGTAAACTTTGCATTGGCTTTTATTCTTTAGGTGTTCTTGACTCCTGAAGGAAAAGGATGGGGTATCAGAACACTTGAGGACATCCCCAAAGGAGCCTTCATATGTGAATATATAGGGGAAGTACTAACCAACATGGAGTTATACTATCGGATTCTGCAAAGCAGTGGCAACGAGAGACATACGTACCCAGTAACACTTGATGCCGATTGGGGCTCAGAAGTAGTTTTAAAAGATGAGGAGGCACTTTGTTTGGATGCCACATGTCATGGAAACGTTGCAAGGTTCATCAACCATAGGTAggctttatgtttttttgtttctttaattggTTATTGCATGTGTGTGTTATGCTCTTAGCTGCAATTTAGcagtatttttttcttctatcaaTTGCGTGTCTTCATCTTAGTGGGTAACCCATTTTATAAATTAGGATGTTAATGCTCAAAATTATCTTGGTTGCTTTTCGATTTTTCATGAGTGAAGTTATTTGTTTCCATGATTATGGCTGTTTTCATGAGTTGATGGCACCTTTAGAGAAGACATTGGAAAATATTATTGGTATCTGTAGCCAAGGAAGTTGAACTACAAGAATAGGAATTTCTTTGTTTCATTGTGTGTATAAAATGCTATAAATACAATCAGTGCTTATGAACAAAGAGTAACAAAAGacagttttgacttttgagccTTCTCAATATGCATAAGCaccaccaaaaaagaagaagaaagaggtgGGAAAGATTAATTTCTAATGAAGAAAAATagaggtttttttgtttttttccagGTAATGCCTTGTTCATTTGTTCGTTTTCCTTATCTGTTGCAATAAGGAAAGTAACATCTATGATTCTGTGAAAGGaacatttttaagaaatatcATACCTCAGAAGATATAAATCCTAACTTATCTATAGAAATTGAATGGATCTTACAGATTATTTTGACttaaaaagaaagcaaatgtaCCTTATTATAGCTAGTGAAACTCAGGAAATACATAGTAGATTGTTTTTCCTGAATAACTTTTTCATGCTTGAGTAAAGATTATGCTATTTCAAGTCTATTTCAAGTCCTCAGAAATCtgagttttattatttattgtccttttatttaaaattcttttctgtAACAACATCATAGACTAATGGTCGTTGTTGTATGATCCTCTAGAAAGAAGGAAGTTTAAGCCCTTTGCTTGTCCTATAAATTGAATGCTCCAATGAAATTTTCATAGGATTGCTGCATGAAGCCACAAACTTGAATTGATCCactgaaaaaaatttgtgctGCTGCTTAAATCAGTAGCATGTGGATCATCTGTGTGATTACAAAGAATGCAATTATTTCAAATTTCCTGCACAAGCTGTCAGTGGTTGTGATTTTAGTATTATCCTGTTCAAgcttttgaatttatatatttaattaattggaaAATGCAGCCAATGAGTTTTGACTCAAATCCTCCTTCCTCCTATAAGAATGGGTGAAGAGTGTGGGTTCTATGAAGAAGGGATGATTTAGTTCTCCATGGGGTGGGCAAATTGGCCCTCTTCTATTTAATCATTATTGGCActtgatttttctattttatctgTAATTACTTGTGTCTGAGAACAAATTATTATGTTCTTCTACTATCAAATATCAATATGATATCACCATATGGTTTAGTGCACTTCATTACTTGGTTATcatctacttttcttttctttctttttcccttttttttcttaaaaatttccCATTTCTGTGTTCTAAAATGAATTGTCTATTGTTTCAGATGCTTTGATTCGAACTTGATTGATGTTCCAGTTGAAGTGGAGACTCCAGATCGTCACTATTATCATGTATGATTTTGACCAGTTTCATTCGCATTTATTTCCTAacttattttacatatttagaAGCAAAGGAAATAATTTTGGAAGGGTTTGGATGGGGAGTTGTAAACCTTCTAGAAAGATGTACAGCTAAAGtacctgcttgtgtttcttgTATGCAGCTTGCCTTTTTTACTACGAAGAAAGTGCGTGCTTTTCAAGAACTGACATGGGTAAGTAGGCTCATTgtgtgaaaacaaaattgtttcttggagtttcTTAGCTTAAAACATGGACTGCAAATGGTTGTTTCACttgtttgtttgaaattttttggatttaaactacttaaaaggaaatgaaaaattGATGGCCTTAATGTATGATGTCCAGTCTGGGGAATTCAGAATTGTCTTATGCAAAAATAGGGTTCCACATTTCCACTTCTGCTAAAATAGGGTTCCTGGTAGTTCTATTTGATCTTTACAATCATCACACCTTGATTCATTTTCAGCAgcatgtacaatttttttttttttttgataagtaaaaaataatcatttttgtAGTTATAGTAGTCCAAGCATTTTTGTGCCCATTTGAATCTATTGCTCAACAAAGgactaaaatcttttctatgGAGGTTCTTCAGTGGTATTAGATACTGCAGGTCTATATTACACTTAACTCTTTCATAGCTTGCTTTTACATGGGTGTCATATGAATAGTAGATACAAATGAATCTATCagcattatatatttatatatatatatatatatattcaatcctacttatcaaaaatatatgTATTCAATCCCAGCATGTGTctgtaaaaatttaaaaccccaATTTTCAGCAGTCGTCAAATAtctatgattttcttttttgataagtcaaAATCTATGAATTTTTGAGTTGCAGAAATGTAACACAATGAGGCTGAGCTTTCCAAAACATCCTGTTGACATAAAATCTGCATCTTTTTTGCtctattatatatgaaaataaagcTATTTTCATTTGCACACAATTACTTGCAGTACTATTTATCAGCATGAGAAAGTAGTTCCCACACTTGTATTACATGTAGGGTTGATGTAGCCAATAAGTTGTCCATCTGATGTAGTCTTTATATTCGtcttttttaaagatatattagcccGTTTAGCCCATATCATTAAATTCATGCCATAAACAGGAGGAATAAGGGTCTGTTCTCTTGCATGTGGAGTAGAAGTGGTTTAAGGTTAACTATTTGCTTTTTGTGATTGTGTCTTTTCATGAAATTTCAATTTAGTTATTTCCATGTTGCATTGTTTTTAAAGAAAAGGACAGTGGACTGGGTGATATAAACAAACACGTAAATGTCGCCAAGAGCAACTGGCACCTTCTTgtgtttctaacaaaaatgtctagggttcaaatccccctcccTATATCAAAACAAACATGTAAATGTCCTAATAGATGTATCTTATGGTCAACCCTTAAAATAGAAGAACAACTATTTATTGTGCTGTTTAAGGCGCATTAAATTCATCAAAGCATCATAGAATCATAGTATAGATGTAAATTTAGGTCCAAGTCAATttattagttataaaaaaactttaggccGTAGTCAATGTAATTCTGATGGCAATCATGGTCACTATGTGCTTGGGAAATGTGAGTTTGGATGCCAGTAAAATGTCACTCTGTAAGCTGGTGAGAAGTCTGTGGGAAGTCAGATTGTATTTTGGTTTAAACCTTTGCCGTAATCTCAATGGGAagcttttctcaaaaaattgtTCTCTTCACTGTTTCTCTCTGACTTTCTGATGTTTTCCTAATTGAATATAACACTAGATTGGTGGgttgttgttttgtttgtaCATTTAGAATAGAAATGTGACATCCCCTTTGAACCGCTGAACTTAATAGAGTCCATGATGGCTTTAGAAAATGTCttcttagtgtgcgtttggcattaattatttttgctagattattttactattcagcttatttttaatattattcatgggtcccattgcactttttggtactattcatagatctcactgtactatttcagctaacttttacctttatttatagtactttcagtaaaaagttttcagtttcagttaaaTAAACTGTTCCCAAATGGAcacttagtgtgcgtttggcatgCTTAATTTTgccagcttatttttgctactattcatgagtcacactgtactttttgatactattcatgggtcttactgtactatttcaactaacttttaccttaatctacagtactttcaacaaaaaaatttcagtttcagcaaaataagcggattccaaatagacccttaatgGAAGAAAActgacaaattaaaaaattgttgataAGGCCTCCACAGAACCCTTAAATGTATTTAAAGAATATTCTTACAGTGTACTCGAGAAAAGAAAGACATTCTTACATTCTCGTGAACATTTTATGGGTTACCTGCTCTCTAAACTATTGGAAGTTTTAAGCCATTAAATCTTATGCGCATGCTAATATTTTATGTGACCTATTCTGAAGTTCTTGTAATTTAAGTTGAACTCTGGCTGTCTGCACTCCTCATTGCTTAGATTGTTTTTTCTGAAATCATTTGCAGGATTATGGGATAGACTTTGCTGATGAAAATCATCCAATTAAGGCATTTCAATGTCGTTGTGGAAGTGAAGTCTGCCGAGACAAGAAACATAAAAGgtcagtatatatatatatacatagaacATAATGTGAGGctgatatgtatatatataatattttgataagtaTATTTGGACAGAAGAAAGAACATAATgtgattatattatttaatttggttttgaacaaaaatCCACTGATCTGTttatgccaatgagctctatAGCTCACATGACAAATTGCAAGTTGGAGCATAAGGTCATGGGTTCAATACACACAGCATGTACATGTAATTACCAGTTGCCACTAAAAAAACCATTGATCTTTCTGTTAAGTCTAGGTGTTTGTTTAAGCGTTTTATTGTGACTCAGTTTGAGTGAGAAAAGCTGGATAAAGGATAACAAAATTGATTCTCCCTCGCTTTGTATATTTCATTATTAGGCAGCAGTGTGGCTTTACCCGTAACTGTTCTCCTGCAGGAAATAGTTACCCTTAAATCTCTTTATTCGCTTTTGATAGGTTGATATATCATCAAAGTCTGAgcatttgaaagaaaagaagcacAGGAGACCGATTTGAGTGAGAAAAGCTGGATTAAGGATAACAAATTTGATTCTTCCTCGCTTAGTGTATTTCATTATTAGGCAACAGTGTGGCTTTACCCCTAACCGTTCTCCTGCGGGAAATAGTTACCCTTAAATCTCTTCATTCACTTTTGATAGGTTGATGTTTCATCAAAGTCTGAgcatttgaaagaaaagaatcaCAGGAGACCGTGAAATcatcttcctttcttttcacttttgtgACTCATTCATCCTTAAGAGGTTGAAGTTGGAGTTCTCGTGTTTCATTAGAACTTGGAATATTAATGGGAATTGTAATTTCAGAGAATTATTTTGAAACCAACAACCTGGCTTTACTGAATTTTCAAGAATATACAATTCCCAATCAGAATTCCTGCATTATGGACACACCTTAGAACTACTTTCCTGCTAGACTTTTTTGACTATTTAATTTTCCACATAGATACAAAATAGTTAAGGCATACAATACCTCAACAGGATGTGTTACTTGTGGAGCATGACCATGCTCTACCTTAGACAGTGCATGACTTCTCATCTGAACTCAGCAatacataatttaatatttaaactGACCAAAACTGCAAAATCAATTTGGTTGTTACTTCTATTAAATTGATGCAGCCAAATGGGCTATGTTCTCTCCTCTTCATGGTGATTAGTTAAATTAGAAAATGTGATGAGTATATAACAATGGTTTAGCAAGAGTTTCCCCTTTCTCCATGGTTAATAGTTTTTCTTGGTCTGTAGGCATTCGTTTTTTTTCCTAGGACTTCTGTTCATCATGTACCGATTCcaaaagagattatgaattgAATTTAACTTGGGACAACTTACACTGGAAAAGTGTATGtgaacagttttttatttttatctctgACAATAGTATGCCTGGTgcttaatttttccaaaaaaaatcctGATGCTTAGGCTTTGAATGTAAAGCAAATCTTAAATAGGAAGGTGTTCATAACATAATGCATTGCATATTAATTTGATGTTTTCATTTCATCTTTTAAATTTACACACATCACACGATTTTTATGAATTTGGCTCATTGTCTCTCTCTTTGCCCAGCCTAAAAAAGGTGGATCTTAAACAGAAATCAAGCAGTTGCTTTCAATTATCTTTTGAGAACTTTGGACCTCCCAAACACCTCAGAGGGCCCAAATAACTGAAAGCCTTAACCATGATATAGGGAGAGAGATTACGTGGTGCATTATGCTTTGTTTCAAATCTGAAACTAAACAATTAATTTAGTTTGGCATTTCTTAATATCTTCTTTCCTGATCATTGTAAAGTTTTCTGTAACAGGAGCTAGATCAATGGGTACAACACTTAGATGAATAATTGACAAGATCATTTTCTGAAGGACAATTCTCTTTTTTCTGCAACTTCCTACCAATTAATACAGAAGTAACTACAAGAACTTTCAtg
This genomic stretch from Quercus lobata isolate SW786 chromosome 3, ValleyOak3.0 Primary Assembly, whole genome shotgun sequence harbors:
- the LOC115979605 gene encoding histone-lysine N-methyltransferase SUVR4 isoform X2 — protein: MARNPRVIAAFNAMKRLDIPPEKVKPVLKKLLVLYNMNWDLIEDGNYRTLIDAYFELNEGGATSGKDEVEDDERSPKRVKQQSLVEGKGKEPISCGDDDVVAGDDIDVDDIVHDDDGGGGGDAVCNTTITSTENPMLDQPITVLPPPARPRSSNGSTAKPIVKVLPLHYVLLGNDNDNSVGTGHTSHETDFGIASSSLGEVKILLNCDSALRQMNFRIPKLDSVLKYVEDKYFRSGKIVGPQFSVRMLLKDLCESYLKLGTNSLDRSTAVNSSSDVIIDVRDASRITGPKKRAFAVRTSETDSNRKGSGSSRHINSRNLVHDGNRAFCNILDITKGAEKVKISLVNEVGSEQLPKFNYIPHNIIYQNANVNISLARIADEDCCEDCSGDCLSSSITCACARETGGEFAYSPQGLLKEEFLSACISMKRAPQDHHFVYCQYCPLERMKNEDMPERCKGHLVRKFIKECWRKCGCDMQCGNRVVQRGITRKLQVFLTPEGKGWGIRTLEDIPKGAFICEYIGEVLTNMELYYRILQSSGNERHTYPVTLDADWGSEVVLKDEEALCLDATCHGNVARFINHRCFDSNLIDVPVEVETPDRHYYHLAFFTTKKVRAFQELTWDYGIDFADENHPIKAFQCRCGSEVCRDKKHKRS
- the LOC115979605 gene encoding histone-lysine N-methyltransferase SUVR4 isoform X1, translated to MARNPRVIAAFNAMKRLDIPPEKVKPVLKKLLVLYNMNWDLIEDGNYRTLIDAYFELNEGGATSGKDEVEDDERSPKRVKQQSLVEGKGKEPISCGDDDVVAGDDIDVDDIVHDDDGGGGGDAVCNTTITSTENPMLDQPITVLPPPARPRSSNGSTAKPIVKVLPLHYVLLGNDNDNSVGTGHTSHETDFGIASSSLGEVKILLNCDSALRQMNFRIPKLDSVLKYVEDKYFRSGKIVGPQFSVRMLLKDLCESYLKLGTNSLDRSTAVNSSSDVIIDVRDASRITGPKKRAFAVRTSETDSNRKGSGSSRHINSRNLVHDGNRAFCNILDITKGAEKVKISLVNEVGSEQLPKFNYIPHNIIYQNANVNISLARIADEDCCEDCSGDCLSSSITCACARETGGEFAYSPQGLLKEEFLSACISMKRAPQDHHFVYCQYCPLERMKNEDMPERCKGHLVRKFIKECWRKCGCDMQCGNRVVQRGITRKLQVFLTPEGKGWGIRTLEDIPKGAFICEYIGEVLTNMELYYRILQSSGNERHTYPVTLDADWGSEVVLKDEEALCLDATCHGNVARFINHRCFDSNLIDVPVEVETPDRHYYHLAFFTTKKVRAFQELTWDYGIDFADENHPIKAFQCRCGSEVCRDKKHKSLKKVDLKQKSSSCFQLSFENFGPPKHLRGPK